A window of the Pseudomonas gozinkensis genome harbors these coding sequences:
- a CDS encoding GFA family protein, which translates to MTEVYQGSCLCGAVSYELIASPKAVSHCHCSQCRKGHGAAFSSYGSVPHSALRVLRGSTSIKSYASSETVLREFCAECGSTLFWSQSEGEFADWVSIALGTLDTPFLPEKQKHVHTDSAVPWYMSSKPCVSDERPPFPLTPMVAPNHE; encoded by the coding sequence ATGACAGAGGTGTATCAGGGAAGCTGTTTGTGTGGAGCCGTCAGCTACGAATTAATCGCCTCACCGAAAGCGGTGAGTCATTGTCATTGCAGTCAGTGTCGAAAAGGTCACGGGGCAGCATTCTCTTCATACGGCAGTGTTCCGCATAGCGCACTTCGAGTACTCCGTGGTTCTACCAGCATCAAATCCTATGCTTCTTCGGAAACGGTATTGCGCGAGTTCTGTGCAGAATGCGGTTCGACCTTGTTCTGGTCACAGTCTGAAGGTGAGTTTGCCGACTGGGTTTCGATAGCTTTGGGCACGCTCGATACGCCGTTCCTGCCTGAAAAGCAGAAGCACGTTCATACCGATTCTGCAGTCCCTTGGTATATGTCCTCTAAGCCATGTGTATCAGATGAGCGTCCACCCTTCCCCTTGACTCCAATGGTGGCGCCCAACCACGAATGA
- a CDS encoding alkene reductase, whose translation MKKLFKPYDLAGTELANRVVMAPMTRARALADIPDEHTVLYYAQRASAGLIISEGIPVSREGCGYLFNPGLYTDEQAQAWRRVTHAVHAKGGRIFAQLWHVGRMSHVSLQPANGAPVSSVASVAANSNAYAWVEKDQPGPVQASTPRALSTAEVRRVTADFVSSARRAIDAGFDGVELHGANGYLFEQFLNGALNNRQDAYGGSIANRQRFLLETLDALAAEIGSARVGVRLSPFGRLFDMHPYAEEAATWLNVASALNDRDLAYVHLSDQLTIGAEAIPEGFAFQFRKAYQGTLIAAGGFNQELAESALEAGDLDLIAFGRPFIANPDLVERMQNGWPIAEGDRSTFYGINGSPTKGYTDYPAYIATAAD comes from the coding sequence ATGAAAAAATTATTCAAACCCTACGATCTGGCCGGCACCGAGTTGGCCAACCGCGTAGTCATGGCTCCCATGACTCGCGCGAGAGCCCTTGCCGACATTCCGGATGAGCACACGGTTCTCTATTACGCTCAGCGTGCTTCAGCCGGCCTGATCATTAGCGAGGGCATTCCTGTTTCACGCGAAGGTTGTGGTTACTTGTTCAACCCGGGTCTCTACACCGATGAACAAGCGCAAGCCTGGCGCCGTGTGACGCATGCCGTCCATGCCAAAGGTGGACGAATCTTCGCGCAGCTGTGGCATGTCGGGCGCATGTCACATGTATCACTCCAACCGGCCAATGGCGCACCGGTGTCATCCGTTGCCAGTGTTGCCGCAAACTCAAACGCCTACGCGTGGGTTGAAAAAGACCAACCCGGCCCCGTGCAGGCCAGTACCCCCAGAGCATTGAGCACGGCCGAAGTGCGTCGGGTCACCGCTGATTTTGTCAGTTCCGCACGCCGAGCAATAGACGCGGGTTTTGATGGTGTCGAATTGCACGGCGCCAATGGCTATCTTTTTGAACAGTTCCTCAACGGCGCGTTGAATAATCGCCAGGACGCGTACGGTGGCTCCATCGCCAATCGTCAACGTTTCCTGCTTGAAACGCTGGATGCTTTGGCAGCAGAGATCGGCAGTGCTCGGGTCGGGGTGCGGCTGTCTCCGTTTGGTCGTCTTTTCGACATGCACCCCTATGCTGAAGAAGCCGCCACCTGGCTGAACGTGGCCTCGGCGCTCAATGATCGGGATCTGGCGTACGTGCATTTGAGTGATCAACTCACGATTGGCGCAGAGGCAATTCCGGAGGGCTTCGCCTTCCAGTTTCGCAAAGCGTATCAAGGCACCCTGATCGCTGCAGGAGGCTTTAACCAAGAGCTGGCAGAATCTGCTTTGGAGGCTGGTGATCTCGATCTGATTGCGTTTGGTCGCCCATTCATTGCCAACCCCGACCTCGTCGAACGGATGCAAAACGGCTGGCCAATCGCTGAGGGTGATCGTTCTACTTTTTACGGCATCAACGGTAGCCCAACCAAAGGCTATACCGACTATCCGGCCTACATCGCAACGGCAGCAGATTAA
- a CDS encoding nuclear transport factor 2 family protein has product MNADLNRLLALEAIRNLRLRYCHHLDANRMDALAQLFTEDAICQVDRGCWKGREAIQKGLTQAFSVFDVQQRGVYPFIHAVSNHWIEILDENRAEGRCYLIDFATQRAAGENPLLLLGLYADEYRRVDGQWLISRTRLDVVWPEPDVGGGDPANGLVLP; this is encoded by the coding sequence ATGAACGCCGACTTGAACCGATTGCTCGCGCTTGAAGCTATCAGAAACCTGCGCTTGCGTTATTGCCACCACCTTGACGCCAATCGGATGGATGCACTCGCACAGTTGTTTACCGAAGACGCCATTTGCCAGGTTGATCGCGGCTGCTGGAAAGGTCGTGAAGCCATCCAGAAAGGTTTGACCCAAGCTTTCTCGGTATTCGATGTGCAACAACGCGGGGTGTATCCATTCATTCACGCGGTGTCGAACCACTGGATCGAGATCCTCGATGAGAATCGGGCCGAAGGTCGTTGCTACTTGATCGATTTCGCCACCCAAAGGGCGGCGGGGGAGAACCCGCTGCTCCTCCTCGGGCTATATGCCGACGAATACCGGCGAGTTGACGGCCAATGGCTGATCAGCCGTACCCGCCTTGATGTCGTGTGGCCGGAGCCCGATGTCGGCGGCGGCGATCCTGCAAATGGCCTGGTTTTGCCCTGA
- a CDS encoding LysR substrate-binding domain-containing protein, which translates to MDSLQFDGIPEFTLAAQLGSFTAAALQLGVTSSAVGKSVTRLEKRLGIKLLHRTTRKLSLTSEGEAYLASCLRVMDELADIEDNLSSGSAEPRGRLRIDLPAAFGRRHIAPMLISLARKYSQLDLTLTFGERKVDMINDGIDLAVRIGDLKDDPELVARRLGQQHLVICATPDYLSQCPPILSKSDLLERDCIIAWRKGLRMTWLMKNSKGGTEAQEVRVRHEFGDGEMMLRATLEGCGLCQLPTWLVSEHLHSGALVTVLDKYAGATMPIHVIWPRTRYIQPKVRIVVDALLNMADENAELFGAPRPLR; encoded by the coding sequence ATGGATTCTCTTCAATTTGATGGCATCCCGGAATTCACACTCGCAGCTCAACTGGGAAGTTTTACAGCGGCGGCATTGCAACTGGGCGTCACCAGTTCCGCAGTGGGCAAGAGCGTGACCCGACTGGAAAAGCGCCTGGGGATCAAGTTGCTGCATCGCACAACACGCAAGCTGAGCCTGACCAGCGAAGGCGAGGCGTATCTGGCCAGTTGCTTGCGGGTAATGGACGAGCTTGCGGACATTGAAGACAATCTCTCTTCAGGGAGTGCCGAGCCAAGGGGGCGCCTGCGAATCGATCTGCCTGCCGCCTTCGGTCGACGGCACATCGCGCCGATGCTTATTTCTCTGGCGCGTAAATATTCACAGCTTGATCTGACGCTAACCTTCGGTGAGCGGAAGGTCGATATGATCAACGATGGTATCGATCTGGCGGTTCGAATCGGTGATCTGAAGGATGATCCAGAGTTAGTGGCGCGCCGACTCGGTCAACAGCATCTGGTGATCTGTGCGACGCCCGACTACTTGAGTCAATGCCCACCGATTTTGAGCAAGTCCGATTTGCTGGAGCGTGACTGCATCATTGCCTGGCGCAAGGGGTTGCGCATGACATGGTTGATGAAGAACTCAAAAGGCGGGACAGAAGCGCAGGAAGTACGAGTACGACATGAGTTTGGTGACGGTGAAATGATGTTGCGCGCGACTCTGGAAGGTTGTGGGCTTTGTCAGCTGCCGACATGGCTGGTTTCGGAACACCTGCACAGCGGTGCATTGGTCACGGTCCTGGACAAATATGCAGGAGCAACAATGCCCATACACGTCATTTGGCCACGCACGCGTTACATTCAGCCGAAAGTGAGAATTGTCGTCGATGCCTTGCTCAACATGGCTGATGAGAATGCAGAACTGTTCGGCGCACCCCGCCCCCTCCGTTAG
- a CDS encoding antibiotic biosynthesis monooxygenase family protein, whose protein sequence is MIYEIALLPVHAERIDEFRRAFAEVAPLLRRANGYGGHMLAQGIETPERFNLIVRWESLEAHTEFEAGEDHRVFMLELEGYFSEEPQVYHIEGAVFTAGEGRLWVGA, encoded by the coding sequence ATGATTTATGAGATCGCTTTGTTGCCTGTTCACGCAGAACGCATTGATGAGTTCAGACGTGCATTTGCCGAGGTTGCACCTTTGCTCCGCCGCGCGAATGGGTATGGCGGGCACATGCTTGCGCAGGGGATTGAAACGCCGGAGCGGTTCAACTTGATCGTGCGATGGGAATCGCTTGAGGCGCATACCGAGTTTGAGGCGGGGGAGGATCACAGGGTCTTTATGCTGGAACTTGAGGGGTATTTTTCGGAGGAACCGCAGGTTTATCACATTGAGGGGGCGGTTTTTACTGCGGGTGAAGGGAGGCTTTGGGTCGGAGCCTGA
- a CDS encoding zinc-dependent alcohol dehydrogenase family protein, producing MKAMLLESFGNPESFTLCDVPKPVPEAGQVLVRVHATSINPLDYQVRRGDYPDLVQLPAITGHDVSGVVEAVGPGVTAFAPGDEVWYTPQIFDGPGSYAEYHVASASIIGKKPRSLSHLEAASLSLVGGTAWEALIGRAALRVGESILIHGGAGGVGHVAIQLAKAMGAKVFTTAREANAEFVRRMGADVIIDYEKEDYVDAILRETNGLGVDVVFDTIGGDTLSRSPDALAQLGRVVSIVDIAKPQNLVQAWGKNASYHFVFTRQNRGKLDELSALVERGQLRPHVGAVYSLAEIPLAHARLESPNNGLQGKIAIAVVPSLRSGSVGDAS from the coding sequence ATGAAAGCGATGCTGCTTGAATCATTTGGCAACCCGGAATCGTTCACACTCTGCGACGTACCCAAGCCCGTGCCGGAAGCGGGGCAAGTGCTGGTCCGAGTACACGCCACCTCGATCAATCCATTGGATTATCAAGTCCGACGCGGCGACTATCCCGACCTGGTGCAACTGCCGGCCATCACCGGACATGACGTCTCCGGCGTAGTCGAAGCCGTCGGCCCCGGCGTGACGGCTTTCGCACCGGGCGACGAAGTCTGGTACACGCCGCAAATCTTCGACGGCCCCGGCAGCTATGCCGAGTACCACGTGGCGTCCGCCAGCATCATCGGCAAAAAGCCGCGCTCGCTGAGCCATCTCGAAGCGGCCAGCCTGAGCCTGGTGGGCGGGACGGCGTGGGAGGCCCTGATCGGGCGGGCGGCGCTCAGAGTAGGGGAGAGCATTCTGATCCACGGCGGCGCGGGAGGCGTCGGACACGTCGCCATCCAGCTCGCCAAAGCGATGGGCGCCAAAGTGTTCACCACCGCGCGCGAAGCAAACGCCGAGTTCGTCCGCCGCATGGGCGCCGATGTGATCATCGACTACGAAAAGGAAGATTACGTCGACGCCATCCTGCGAGAAACCAATGGCCTCGGAGTGGACGTGGTGTTCGACACCATCGGTGGCGACACCCTGTCGCGCAGCCCCGACGCCCTCGCACAGCTTGGCCGCGTGGTCTCGATCGTCGATATCGCCAAACCACAAAACCTCGTTCAGGCCTGGGGCAAGAACGCGAGTTACCACTTCGTTTTCACCCGCCAGAACCGCGGCAAGCTCGATGAATTGAGTGCCCTGGTGGAGCGCGGTCAACTGCGGCCACATGTTGGCGCGGTGTATTCGCTTGCGGAGATTCCGCTGGCCCATGCTCGGTTGGAAAGTCCCAACAATGGTCTTCAAGGGAAGATTGCGATTGCGGTCGTGCCGTCACTTCGTTCGGGTTCTGTGGGGGATGCGTCATGA
- a CDS encoding ArsR/SmtB family transcription factor, producing the protein MDLIEVFKALSNPVRLEILKGLKDPVKNFPPQDEGDVHTVGVCVSSIQEGIGLSQSTVSGYLATLQRVGLVEVRRIGQWTYYKRNEANISALAEVIGKEL; encoded by the coding sequence ATGGACCTGATCGAAGTATTCAAAGCACTCTCAAACCCGGTACGGCTTGAAATCCTGAAAGGCTTGAAGGACCCCGTAAAGAATTTCCCCCCGCAGGACGAGGGCGACGTTCACACGGTGGGCGTGTGTGTGAGCAGTATTCAAGAGGGCATCGGACTCTCGCAGTCAACGGTGTCCGGTTATCTTGCAACGCTGCAGCGCGTGGGCCTGGTTGAAGTCAGGCGCATCGGTCAGTGGACCTACTACAAGCGCAACGAAGCCAATATCAGCGCTTTGGCCGAGGTCATAGGGAAAGAGCTGTAA
- a CDS encoding DUF2599 domain-containing protein, whose translation MKERWNRIVPLLAVPLFLHATSASAESCEETLKRVEGLYNNTVASCGKDPASDCSGLLIRGTHRADPAKGQQWDVWNPSPKAVELGTFAASYMRADGISYEDPGMSTQNGYIITPVDMVRDPENPVHVYCAFPNDAWTDFRDDRGCGNNKNTSPTEAVCQAMAPPITNVNAWVAHFTRFNNNRQQDQLQCGFNMRNPMSSQDRVSAFQNFMGARRVINTREFQTQTELRLGNPKTDELPILAFFYSDSRGLNDALANQRDYKNKTGKDRNIVKIDFPRTPTAKATFSCMQTVAPPAQQFCEKYIESSTWVQRDDPKLGPKTWSLEVVPTACGRAIKDDQTDRMFAELYNKHKNDEQWRQYSVNGGSLRRQLVCHLAATFDGKPVRNKPEWNLEPARPYVDQATAVAQRCNPY comes from the coding sequence ATGAAAGAGCGCTGGAACAGGATCGTCCCGTTACTCGCGGTTCCATTGTTTCTGCACGCGACGTCGGCCAGTGCCGAGTCCTGCGAAGAAACCCTCAAACGCGTTGAAGGCTTGTACAACAACACCGTAGCCAGTTGTGGCAAAGACCCGGCGTCGGACTGCTCGGGGCTGTTGATCCGGGGGACGCACCGGGCCGATCCGGCGAAAGGGCAGCAGTGGGACGTCTGGAACCCCAGCCCCAAAGCCGTAGAACTGGGCACGTTTGCCGCCTCCTACATGCGGGCCGACGGCATCAGCTACGAAGACCCCGGAATGAGCACGCAGAACGGCTACATCATCACCCCGGTCGATATGGTGCGCGACCCGGAAAATCCGGTACACGTTTACTGCGCGTTCCCTAACGATGCCTGGACCGACTTTCGCGATGATCGCGGCTGTGGCAACAACAAGAACACCAGCCCGACCGAAGCGGTCTGCCAGGCCATGGCGCCGCCGATCACCAATGTCAACGCCTGGGTCGCGCACTTCACCAGGTTCAACAACAACCGCCAGCAGGATCAGCTGCAATGCGGCTTCAACATGCGCAACCCGATGAGCAGCCAGGATCGGGTCAGTGCGTTCCAGAACTTTATGGGGGCCCGGCGCGTCATCAACACCCGTGAGTTCCAGACCCAGACCGAACTGCGCCTGGGCAATCCCAAGACCGATGAATTGCCGATCCTGGCATTTTTCTACAGCGACTCCCGGGGCTTGAACGATGCGCTGGCCAACCAGCGTGATTACAAGAACAAGACCGGCAAGGACCGCAACATCGTCAAGATCGACTTCCCGAGAACCCCGACCGCCAAGGCCACGTTCTCGTGCATGCAGACGGTAGCGCCGCCGGCGCAACAGTTCTGCGAGAAGTACATCGAGTCCAGCACCTGGGTCCAACGGGACGACCCGAAACTGGGGCCGAAAACCTGGTCTCTGGAAGTCGTGCCTACCGCCTGCGGCCGCGCGATCAAGGACGACCAGACCGACCGCATGTTTGCCGAGCTGTACAACAAACACAAAAACGACGAGCAATGGCGCCAGTACAGCGTCAACGGTGGGTCATTGCGCCGGCAGCTGGTTTGTCATCTGGCAGCGACGTTTGATGGCAAGCCTGTAAGGAACAAGCCGGAGTGGAACCTTGAGCCGGCGCGGCCGTATGTGGATCAGGCGACGGCGGTGGCGCAGCGGTGTAATCCGTACTGA